The Nerophis lumbriciformis linkage group LG05, RoL_Nlum_v2.1, whole genome shotgun sequence genome contains a region encoding:
- the cpsf6 gene encoding cleavage and polyadenylation specificity factor subunit 6 isoform X1, which produces MADGVDHIDIYADVEEEFNQEADYPIHDQIDLYDDVISPSVNNGDAPEDRDYLDSLPSQGGGDGGKNAPPNVVYTYSGKRIALYIGNLTWWTTDEDLTEAIRSVGITDVLEIKFFENRANGQSKGFALVCVGSDGSSRKLMDLLSKRELHGQNPIVTPCNKQSLSQFEMQSRKSNHSGQMSGEGKAGPPGIGRSGFPMGSRGRSRFPGQPGPEGDRFRGSVGPGGPPPHFPGERMRPDLIRHQDGHLDMNFNPGNWRDRGGMQGPPRPPPGPPGPPGPPPGQGLLLPLVPPNRGERLPPPVLFPGQFGQPPLGPLPPGPPPPGFGLPPGPPPPQQGPPPPRPFPPRPMGPIGPPLGLGLGLAPPPHMGGPPPGGPPPAPHVNPAFFPPPGSNNMPLNDRGPPGPNDPYGRPPPYERGDYGPGGRDMDSSRNPLSEAEFEEIMNRNRAISSSAISRAVSDASAADYGSAIETLVTAISLIKQSKVSADDRCKVLISSLQDCLHGIESKSYGSAASDHVNTMPKRRERSRERDHSRSREKSRRHKSRSRDRHEDYYRERSRERDRHRERDRDRDREREREREYRHR; this is translated from the exons ATGGCGGACGGTGTAGATCACATCGATATCTACGCCGACGTAGAGGAGGAGTTCAATCAG GAAGCCGATTACCCCATTCATGATCAGATAGACCTGTATGATGATGTCATATCTCCGTCAGTCAACAATGGTGATGCGCCGGAGGACCGCGACTATTTGGACTCTTTGCCGTCGCAAGGCGGAGGAGATGGAGGCAAGAATGCTCCGCCCAATGTGGTTTACACCTACTCGGGAAAGAGGATCGCCCTTTACATCGGGAACCTCACATGG TGGACAACTGATGAGGACTTAACAGAAGCAATACGGTCAGTAGGCATCACAGACGTGTTGGAGATAAAGTTCTTTGAAAATAGAGCCAATGGCCAGTCCAAAGG TTTTGCTCTGGTGTGTGTGGGCTCAGATGGATCATCCAGGAAACTGATGGACCTTTTGTCCAAGAGGGAGCTCCATGGTCAGAATCCTATTGTCACGCCGTGCAACAAACAGTCTCTCAGCCAGTTTGAGATGCAGTCACGCAAAA GTAACCACTCAGGCCAGATGTCAGGCGAAGGTAAAGCTGGTCCCCCAGGCATTGGCCGTAGTGGTTTTCCAATGGGCAGTCGAGGTAGAAGCAGGTTCCCTGgacaacctggtcctgaaggaGACCGTTTTCGGGGTTCTGTTGGCCCCGGAGGACCACCACCACACTTCCCTG GGGAAAGGATGAGACCTGATCTGATTAGGCACCAAGATGGCCACCTGGATATGAATTTCAATCCCGGAAACTGGCGTGACAGAG GTGGTATGCAGGGACCTCCACGCCCCCCTCCTGGTCCTCCTGGCCCTCCAGGACCACCGCCTGGCCAGGGCCTCCTCCTTCCCCTTGTTCCACCAAATCGTGGTGAGAGGCTACCTCCCCCTGTTCTCTTCCCAGGCCAGTTTGGCCAGCCACCCTTAGGACCCCTGCCTCCAGGCCCCCCACCTCCAGGCTTCGGTCTACCACCTGGACCGCCACCGCCCCAGCAAGGCCCGCCGCCACCAAGACCCTTTCCTCCACGTCCCATGGGTCCAATTGGGCCACCTTTGGGTTTGGGCTTGGGTTTGGCTCCACCTCCTCACATGGGAGGTCCTCCTCCTGGTGGGCCGCCACCAGCCCCCCATGTCAATCCTGCTTTCTTCCCCCCACCCGGTAGCAACAACATGCCCCTCAACGACAGGGGGCCCCCGGGACCAAATGACCCATACGGACGCCCACCACCTTATGAGAGAGGAGACTACGGTCCTGGAGGCAG GGACATGGATTCATCACGGAACCCTCTAAGTGAAGCCGAGTTTGAGGAGATCATGAACAGGAACAGAGCCATCTCCTCGAGTGCTATATCCAGAGCTGTGTCTGATGCCAGTGCAG CTGACTATGGCAGCGCCATAGAGACGTTGGTGACAGCCATCAGTTTGATTAAGCAGTCCAAAGTATCCGCAGATGACCGCTGCAAGGTCCTGATAAGTTCTCTTCAAGACTGTCTCCACGGTATCGAGTCCAAAAGCTACGGCTCTGCCGCCAG TGATCATGTAAACACTATGCCCAAAAGGCGAGAGCGCTCCAGGGAACGCGATCACAGCCGCTCCAGGGAAAAGAGCAGGCGCCACAAGTCGCGCAGTCGCGATCGGCATGAGGACTACTACCGAGAACGTAGCCGTGAGCGCGACCGCCATCGTGAGAGGGACCGTGACCGAGACCGTGAAAGAGAGAGAGAACGAGAGTATCGACACCGCTAA
- the cpsf6 gene encoding cleavage and polyadenylation specificity factor subunit 6 isoform X2 — MADGVDHIDIYADVEEEFNQEADYPIHDQIDLYDDVISPSVNNGDAPEDRDYLDSLPSQGGGDGGKNAPPNVVYTYSGKRIALYIGNLTWWTTDEDLTEAIRSVGITDVLEIKFFENRANGQSKGFALVCVGSDGSSRKLMDLLSKRELHGQNPIVTPCNKQSLSQFEMQSRKSNHSGQMSGEGKAGPPGIGRSGFPMGSRGRSRFPGQPGPEGDRFRGSVGPGGPPPHFPGERMRPDLIRHQDGHLDMNFNPGNWRDRGGMQGPPRPPPGPPGPPGPPPGQGLLLPLVPPNRGERLPPPVLFPGQFGQPPLGPLPPGPPPPGFGLPPGPPPPQQGPPPPRPFPPRPMGPIGPPLGLGLGLAPPPHMGGPPPGGPPPAPHVNPAFFPPPGSNNMPLNDRGPPGPNDPYGRPPPYERGDYGPGGRDMDSSRNPLSEAEFEEIMNRNRAISSSAISRAVSDASAADYGSAIETLVTAISLIKQSKVSADDRCKVLISSLQDCLHGIESKSYGSAARRERSRERDHSRSREKSRRHKSRSRDRHEDYYRERSRERDRHRERDRDRDREREREREYRHR, encoded by the exons ATGGCGGACGGTGTAGATCACATCGATATCTACGCCGACGTAGAGGAGGAGTTCAATCAG GAAGCCGATTACCCCATTCATGATCAGATAGACCTGTATGATGATGTCATATCTCCGTCAGTCAACAATGGTGATGCGCCGGAGGACCGCGACTATTTGGACTCTTTGCCGTCGCAAGGCGGAGGAGATGGAGGCAAGAATGCTCCGCCCAATGTGGTTTACACCTACTCGGGAAAGAGGATCGCCCTTTACATCGGGAACCTCACATGG TGGACAACTGATGAGGACTTAACAGAAGCAATACGGTCAGTAGGCATCACAGACGTGTTGGAGATAAAGTTCTTTGAAAATAGAGCCAATGGCCAGTCCAAAGG TTTTGCTCTGGTGTGTGTGGGCTCAGATGGATCATCCAGGAAACTGATGGACCTTTTGTCCAAGAGGGAGCTCCATGGTCAGAATCCTATTGTCACGCCGTGCAACAAACAGTCTCTCAGCCAGTTTGAGATGCAGTCACGCAAAA GTAACCACTCAGGCCAGATGTCAGGCGAAGGTAAAGCTGGTCCCCCAGGCATTGGCCGTAGTGGTTTTCCAATGGGCAGTCGAGGTAGAAGCAGGTTCCCTGgacaacctggtcctgaaggaGACCGTTTTCGGGGTTCTGTTGGCCCCGGAGGACCACCACCACACTTCCCTG GGGAAAGGATGAGACCTGATCTGATTAGGCACCAAGATGGCCACCTGGATATGAATTTCAATCCCGGAAACTGGCGTGACAGAG GTGGTATGCAGGGACCTCCACGCCCCCCTCCTGGTCCTCCTGGCCCTCCAGGACCACCGCCTGGCCAGGGCCTCCTCCTTCCCCTTGTTCCACCAAATCGTGGTGAGAGGCTACCTCCCCCTGTTCTCTTCCCAGGCCAGTTTGGCCAGCCACCCTTAGGACCCCTGCCTCCAGGCCCCCCACCTCCAGGCTTCGGTCTACCACCTGGACCGCCACCGCCCCAGCAAGGCCCGCCGCCACCAAGACCCTTTCCTCCACGTCCCATGGGTCCAATTGGGCCACCTTTGGGTTTGGGCTTGGGTTTGGCTCCACCTCCTCACATGGGAGGTCCTCCTCCTGGTGGGCCGCCACCAGCCCCCCATGTCAATCCTGCTTTCTTCCCCCCACCCGGTAGCAACAACATGCCCCTCAACGACAGGGGGCCCCCGGGACCAAATGACCCATACGGACGCCCACCACCTTATGAGAGAGGAGACTACGGTCCTGGAGGCAG GGACATGGATTCATCACGGAACCCTCTAAGTGAAGCCGAGTTTGAGGAGATCATGAACAGGAACAGAGCCATCTCCTCGAGTGCTATATCCAGAGCTGTGTCTGATGCCAGTGCAG CTGACTATGGCAGCGCCATAGAGACGTTGGTGACAGCCATCAGTTTGATTAAGCAGTCCAAAGTATCCGCAGATGACCGCTGCAAGGTCCTGATAAGTTCTCTTCAAGACTGTCTCCACGGTATCGAGTCCAAAAGCTACGGCTCTGCCGCCAG GCGAGAGCGCTCCAGGGAACGCGATCACAGCCGCTCCAGGGAAAAGAGCAGGCGCCACAAGTCGCGCAGTCGCGATCGGCATGAGGACTACTACCGAGAACGTAGCCGTGAGCGCGACCGCCATCGTGAGAGGGACCGTGACCGAGACCGTGAAAGAGAGAGAGAACGAGAGTATCGACACCGCTAA